In the Candidatus Bathyarchaeota archaeon genome, AGCTGGCTAGATGTTTAACACCCCGAGGTACTACACAGACTTTCAAAGCTTTTTAAGGGATCCTGAGGTTGACGCGGTGAGTACATACACACCCCACCACTTATGCGAGAAACCTATGGCCGTAGGCCTTAAACAGGCGGATCGACCGGATAAAGGTCAAGGATACAGCGGTTTCCATTCTAAGGTTCAAGTCTTGTCTACCGGGTTTTCTTACTCATATATTGGTCTATTTCCATGTGCAGCTTTCTGCGGTGGCGGTCGTTTTCCCTCATGTACATATTTGTATGCTGTTCGATGTCTCTGGATGTATTGCCGGTATGATTCGAATTTAAACTCCTTCTGAAGCTGTTCTACGGTTATACTTTTATCCATAGGTTCGACTATGAATGCATCGTCGTCGATGTATGACGATATTCTAACGCGGTCTCCGTATTTCTCACTTATACTACGGGGGATCCTATGGTTGAAGTCGTAGTGAACTATCGCGTAGTCAAGGTTTACATCGTAATAGGCTATGTTCGTTAACCGGTCGGTTTCGGCCACTACTCTCCCGCAGGGGTTTATTATCCTAGATTTGTCGGAACGTACCGACGATACCACGTAGTACCCGTTTACGTAAGCGTATGCTTGAAGCGGGAAGCCTCCGTTGTACGCCGACGGCCAGAACACCATTTTCGCTCCTCTCCTACCCAGCTCGCTCCAACCCTCTGGAAAGCATATGTCGAAGCATATCTGGACACCTACCTTGCCGAAATCGAGGTCGAACACCGGGTAATCCCTACCAGGCACAACCCCTCTTTCAAACTCCGTGTAATCGTGAGAACTCGTCACCGGGTGGACTTTATCGTAGACGCCCACTATGTCGCCGTCTCTGCCGACTACGATTGCGGAGTTCCAAAGCCTTCCATCCCGCTTCGTTATTATCGGGCATATGACGTAGCAGTTACCCTCCCGAGCCTTCTTACCGACCGCCTCGGTCGTAGGACCGGGTACAGGTTCAGCAAGCTCCTGTTTAGACTTACCGGTGACG is a window encoding:
- a CDS encoding carbon-nitrogen hydrolase family protein, giving the protein MGRARVVTVCLAHRGYSTVEENRRYALKLIDLAFRFKPDIICLPEAFTTFSVTGKSKQELAEPVPGPTTEAVGKKAREGNCYVICPIITKRDGRLWNSAIVVGRDGDIVGVYDKVHPVTSSHDYTEFERGVVPGRDYPVFDLDFGKVGVQICFDICFPEGWSELGRRGAKMVFWPSAYNGGFPLQAYAYVNGYYVVSSVRSDKSRIINPCGRVVAETDRLTNIAYYDVNLDYAIVHYDFNHRIPRSISEKYGDRVRISSYIDDDAFIVEPMDKSITVEQLQKEFKFESYRQYIQRHRTAYKYVHEGKRPPPQKAAHGNRPIYE